Proteins encoded together in one Fimbriiglobus ruber window:
- a CDS encoding efflux RND transporter periplasmic adaptor subunit produces the protein MRVRRVVSALIAVAFVGGAGFAGYKTQDRWMPYVFPGKPPVKVDGDHEEGDGPAHGNADHAGRDHDHGHGDRVKLSTQAQANLNLDVDAIAPEAYWRSVLIPGMVVDRPGESDRGVTSRIAGLVTDIKARPGDTVKAGDPLFSIQLISEFIQSAQTELAKAAKEHEFAATKRDRTSLLVKGGTSAGADLVEAENQVKRTAGQVQIFRRQLQVFGLTAEQTDKVERGEVVTDVTVTAPARPKRPGESALVGKAVDPLFEVQELKVQLGEQVQAGQTLCLLANHQQLFVEGRAFKSEATVLARAAESKVPVRADFADEAVGDWPAQEALTIHHLANQVDPATRTFAFYLPLENQSRTFEKDGKTFFVWRYRPGQRVRLRVPVEKLGDEVFVLPAGAVVREGAETFVFRQNGDYFERKAVRVLYEDRSEVVIANDGSVAAGSFVVRNQAAAINRALKAAAGGGGGHEGHDHAGHSHEH, from the coding sequence ATGCGCGTTCGTCGCGTTGTCTCTGCATTGATCGCTGTCGCCTTCGTCGGCGGAGCGGGTTTCGCCGGGTACAAGACGCAAGACCGGTGGATGCCTTACGTCTTTCCGGGGAAGCCCCCGGTGAAGGTCGACGGCGATCACGAGGAAGGAGACGGCCCCGCACACGGCAATGCGGACCATGCCGGGCGCGACCACGATCACGGTCACGGCGACCGAGTGAAGCTCTCCACGCAGGCGCAGGCGAACCTGAATCTCGACGTCGATGCTATTGCCCCGGAAGCGTACTGGCGGTCGGTCCTCATCCCGGGAATGGTGGTGGACCGACCGGGGGAGAGCGACCGCGGCGTAACGTCCCGGATTGCCGGGCTCGTCACCGACATCAAGGCCCGGCCCGGCGACACGGTCAAGGCGGGCGATCCCCTCTTCTCGATCCAACTCATCAGCGAGTTCATTCAGAGCGCGCAGACGGAACTCGCCAAAGCGGCGAAGGAACACGAGTTCGCCGCGACGAAACGAGACCGAACGTCACTGCTCGTCAAGGGCGGCACGTCCGCCGGGGCCGACCTCGTTGAGGCCGAGAACCAGGTGAAGCGGACGGCCGGTCAGGTGCAAATCTTCCGCCGCCAACTCCAGGTGTTCGGCCTGACCGCGGAGCAAACGGACAAGGTCGAGCGCGGCGAGGTGGTCACTGACGTTACGGTCACCGCACCGGCTCGGCCGAAGCGCCCGGGAGAAAGCGCATTGGTGGGGAAAGCAGTCGACCCACTGTTCGAGGTGCAGGAGTTGAAGGTGCAACTCGGCGAACAAGTGCAGGCCGGGCAAACGCTCTGTCTACTCGCGAACCACCAGCAGCTTTTTGTCGAGGGCCGCGCGTTCAAGTCTGAAGCCACGGTACTCGCGAGGGCGGCCGAGTCGAAGGTGCCGGTGCGGGCCGACTTCGCCGACGAAGCGGTCGGCGACTGGCCGGCCCAGGAAGCGCTCACAATCCACCACCTGGCGAACCAGGTGGACCCCGCCACGCGGACGTTCGCGTTTTATCTGCCGCTCGAAAACCAGTCCCGCACGTTCGAGAAGGACGGCAAGACGTTCTTCGTCTGGCGGTATCGACCGGGCCAGCGGGTGCGGCTCCGCGTCCCGGTCGAGAAGCTTGGAGACGAGGTGTTCGTGCTGCCTGCCGGGGCGGTGGTGCGCGAGGGGGCGGAGACCTTCGTATTCCGCCAGAACGGGGATTACTTTGAGCGGAAGGCGGTCCGCGTTCTTTACGAGGATCGCTCCGAGGTGGTCATCGCGAACGATGGCAGTGTGGCAGCCGGGTCGTTCGTCGTCCGGAACCAGGCCGCGGCCATCAACCGGGCGCTCAAGGCGGCCGCCGGGGGCGGTGGCGGGCACGAGGGTCACGACCACGCCGGCCACTCGCACGAACACTAA
- a CDS encoding PVC-type heme-binding CxxCH protein codes for MRQFLSRALSAGLALLAAAAGPALAADPPKLEFKVGDKIAVVGNALADRMQHDAWLDAYLHTRFADLNLAFRHMGFSADEVGGFTDRPNDNVRLRSAAFGSNDEWMKRVGADVVFAFFGYNESFAGQEGLEAFKKELDGFVKHTLKQQYNGKSAARVVLFSPIAQESQKGRDLPDPSANNAQIALYTTAIAEVAKANNVPFVDLFKPTTDLYARVPGPLTINGLHLTTEGNHEVAKAIDIALFGGDGTRDTALLEKVRKAAQDRNFHWFERYRTTDGYSVFGGRADLAFVGGQTNRIVAQREMQVLDAMTANRDRVVWAASKGQDVKPDDSNTPAFIPVTTNKPGKGPNGIHLFLSGEEAIKSMTVAKGAKVTLFADEKMFPALQKPVQMAWDAKGRLWVAVWPSYPHWKPKEEMNDKLLIFEDTDGDGKADKMTVFADKLHNPTGFEFYNGGVLIAQAPDLMFLKDTDGDDKADVRVRVLHGLDSADTHHTANSFVLDPGGALYFQEGTFHHTSVETPYGPPQRVANGAVMRYEPRAQKFDVYVSYGFANPHGHVFDLWGQDIVVDGTGAVPYHGPLFSSYLPYPQKHNGPPTVYNQRTRPCPGMEYLAGTHFPPEFQGNLLVGNVIGFQGILRYKIEDDGGSLKGTEIPEPLVSSTDPNFRPSDLKTGPDGALYFIDWHNPIIGHMQHNLRDPSRDRDHGRIYKVTYEGRPLDKPAKIAGEPIPALLDLLKSTDDRARYRAKIELGARNSAEVTAAAKKWAAGLDAGDPHTAHNKLEALWVHQYHNIVDVDLLKEVLASKDFHARAAAVRVLTYWRDRVPGALEMMKKLAADESPRVRLMAVWGASYFTAPDAIEVVLVAEGQEPDRFVEFVGREAKRVLEPQLAKAISAKKDVKFTTPQGAKFFLKSIPTDELVKLQRTPGVFTELLSRPAVRDEIRKEAAAGLAEATKKPEMQIILDAIRAQDKAAGDESVAYDLTRLLTGRGGDLAAARAELEALATTATTPVMRQLAYTSLVAADGSPDKAWALATQSISRLRDFVTAIPQIRDPNLRAALYPKITALLAGLPGNLSASLPKNGAIYGRYVRVELPGRQRTLTLAEVEVYSDGKNVARGGKATQSSTSHGGDASHGIDGNKSPTYGDGGQTHSLEGENNPWWQVDLGTEYPIDSIVIYNRADGALGTRLNGFTLKVLDTNKSAVFTKEKNPTPNPKTAFTVGGESPERVIRRAAMLALTSVRGKEADTFKTLAKFVKDGSERQAAIQAIQRIPADAWPKDDALPLLAVVTQYVASVPEAGRTAPAVLDALQFADAIAGKLPKDEAKAARKALGALGVRVIRVGTLTDQMLFDKERLVVQAGKPVEFVFENTDIMPHNFVIVQPGALEEVGLAGEEFGTKPGAQERNFVPPSGKILLSSRLLQPRDGQVLRFNAPTKPGVYPYVCTYPGHWRRMYGSLYVVADLDEFTDAPEQYLAKNPLPIQDKLLEFNRPRTDWKFDELSPLVADLDKGGRSFAAGKQMFTVATCVACHKFGGEGQDFGPDLTKLDEKIFKSPADVLRHVLEPSLKVDDKYKSYTFNLAAGGVVTGMILEETPTAYKVIENPLAKADARVLKKDDVDGKPKPNPTSMMPVGLLGKLQKDEILDLLAYVAAKADAKHKFFQGDHHGKP; via the coding sequence ATGCGTCAGTTTCTCTCCCGCGCATTGAGCGCCGGACTCGCACTCCTGGCCGCGGCCGCCGGCCCCGCGTTGGCGGCCGACCCGCCCAAACTCGAATTCAAGGTGGGCGACAAGATCGCCGTCGTCGGCAACGCCCTCGCGGACCGGATGCAGCACGACGCCTGGCTCGACGCCTACCTGCACACCCGCTTCGCCGACCTGAACCTGGCATTCCGGCACATGGGCTTCTCGGCCGACGAGGTCGGCGGGTTCACCGACCGCCCGAACGATAACGTCCGCCTTCGATCCGCGGCGTTCGGCAGCAACGACGAGTGGATGAAGCGGGTCGGGGCGGACGTGGTGTTCGCCTTCTTTGGGTACAACGAGTCGTTCGCCGGACAGGAAGGACTTGAGGCGTTCAAGAAGGAACTGGACGGCTTCGTCAAACACACCCTGAAGCAGCAGTACAACGGCAAGTCGGCCGCCCGGGTCGTCCTTTTCTCCCCGATCGCCCAGGAATCGCAGAAGGGCCGCGACCTGCCCGACCCGTCCGCGAACAACGCCCAGATCGCCCTCTACACGACCGCGATCGCCGAAGTCGCCAAGGCGAACAACGTCCCCTTCGTCGACCTCTTCAAACCGACCACGGACCTGTACGCCCGCGTCCCCGGACCGCTCACCATCAACGGCCTGCACCTGACGACCGAGGGCAACCACGAGGTCGCGAAGGCCATCGACATCGCCCTCTTCGGCGGCGACGGCACCCGCGACACGGCCCTGCTCGAAAAAGTCCGCAAGGCCGCCCAGGACCGGAATTTCCACTGGTTCGAGCGGTATCGGACGACAGACGGGTACTCGGTCTTCGGCGGCCGGGCGGACCTCGCGTTCGTCGGCGGGCAGACCAACCGGATCGTCGCCCAGCGGGAAATGCAAGTGCTGGACGCCATGACCGCGAACCGCGACCGGGTCGTCTGGGCGGCGTCGAAAGGCCAAGACGTCAAGCCGGACGACAGCAACACGCCCGCGTTCATCCCCGTGACCACGAACAAGCCGGGCAAGGGGCCGAACGGCATCCACCTGTTCCTGAGCGGCGAGGAAGCGATCAAGAGCATGACCGTCGCCAAGGGCGCCAAGGTCACGCTGTTCGCGGACGAGAAGATGTTCCCCGCGCTGCAAAAGCCGGTGCAAATGGCGTGGGACGCGAAGGGCCGGCTCTGGGTCGCCGTGTGGCCGAGCTACCCGCACTGGAAGCCGAAAGAGGAGATGAACGACAAGCTCCTGATTTTTGAAGACACGGACGGCGACGGCAAGGCGGACAAGATGACCGTGTTCGCCGACAAACTCCACAACCCGACCGGCTTCGAGTTCTACAACGGCGGCGTCCTCATCGCCCAGGCCCCCGACCTGATGTTCCTGAAGGACACGGACGGCGACGACAAGGCAGACGTCCGCGTCCGCGTGCTGCACGGCCTCGACTCGGCCGACACGCACCACACGGCCAACAGTTTCGTCCTCGACCCGGGCGGCGCGCTCTACTTCCAGGAAGGCACCTTCCACCACACGTCCGTCGAGACGCCTTACGGCCCGCCGCAGCGGGTCGCGAACGGGGCGGTGATGCGGTACGAACCGCGGGCCCAGAAGTTCGACGTCTACGTCTCCTACGGCTTCGCCAACCCGCACGGCCACGTGTTCGACCTGTGGGGCCAGGACATCGTGGTCGACGGCACCGGCGCCGTCCCGTACCACGGCCCGCTCTTCTCCAGCTACCTGCCGTACCCGCAGAAACACAACGGCCCGCCAACCGTCTACAACCAGCGGACGCGGCCCTGCCCCGGGATGGAATACCTGGCCGGGACGCACTTCCCTCCCGAATTCCAGGGGAACCTACTCGTCGGGAACGTGATCGGGTTCCAGGGCATCCTGCGGTACAAGATCGAAGACGACGGCGGCAGCCTGAAGGGGACCGAGATCCCCGAACCGCTCGTGTCGTCGACCGACCCGAACTTCCGCCCGTCCGACCTCAAGACCGGCCCGGACGGTGCCCTGTACTTCATCGACTGGCACAACCCGATCATCGGCCACATGCAGCACAACCTCCGCGACCCCAGCCGGGACCGCGACCACGGCCGCATCTACAAGGTCACGTATGAGGGCCGCCCGCTCGACAAGCCGGCCAAGATCGCCGGGGAACCGATCCCGGCTTTGCTCGACCTGCTCAAGAGCACGGACGACCGGGCCCGGTATCGCGCGAAGATCGAACTCGGCGCCCGCAATTCGGCCGAAGTGACGGCCGCCGCGAAGAAGTGGGCCGCCGGCCTCGACGCGGGCGACCCGCACACCGCCCACAACAAGCTCGAAGCCCTCTGGGTTCACCAGTACCACAACATCGTTGACGTGGACCTGTTGAAAGAAGTGCTCGCGTCCAAGGACTTCCACGCCCGGGCCGCCGCCGTCCGCGTGCTGACCTACTGGCGCGACCGGGTGCCCGGCGCGCTCGAAATGATGAAGAAGCTGGCCGCCGACGAATCCCCGCGGGTCCGCCTCATGGCCGTCTGGGGCGCGAGCTACTTCACCGCGCCGGACGCCATCGAAGTCGTCCTCGTCGCCGAGGGGCAAGAGCCGGACCGGTTCGTCGAGTTCGTCGGCCGCGAGGCCAAGCGCGTCCTCGAACCGCAGCTCGCAAAGGCCATCAGCGCGAAGAAGGACGTGAAGTTCACGACGCCGCAGGGCGCGAAGTTCTTCCTCAAGAGCATTCCGACGGACGAACTGGTCAAGCTCCAGCGGACACCGGGCGTCTTCACCGAACTGCTCTCCCGCCCCGCCGTCCGAGACGAGATCCGCAAGGAAGCCGCAGCCGGCTTGGCCGAAGCCACGAAGAAGCCGGAGATGCAAATCATCCTCGACGCGATCCGCGCCCAGGACAAGGCGGCCGGCGACGAGAGCGTGGCCTACGACCTGACCCGCCTGCTCACCGGCCGCGGCGGCGACCTCGCGGCTGCCCGCGCGGAACTGGAAGCCCTCGCGACGACCGCGACCACGCCCGTCATGCGGCAACTCGCGTACACGTCGTTGGTCGCGGCCGACGGCTCACCGGATAAGGCGTGGGCGCTCGCCACGCAGTCGATCTCCCGGCTCCGCGATTTCGTGACCGCGATCCCCCAGATCCGCGACCCGAACCTGCGGGCCGCCCTCTATCCGAAGATCACCGCCCTGCTCGCGGGCTTGCCCGGGAACCTGTCCGCCAGCCTGCCCAAGAACGGGGCCATCTACGGCCGCTACGTCCGCGTCGAACTCCCCGGCCGGCAGCGGACGCTGACGCTGGCCGAAGTCGAGGTGTACAGCGACGGCAAAAACGTCGCCCGCGGCGGCAAGGCGACCCAGTCCAGCACCTCGCACGGCGGCGACGCGAGCCACGGGATCGACGGCAACAAGAGCCCGACCTACGGCGACGGCGGCCAGACGCACAGCCTGGAAGGGGAAAACAACCCCTGGTGGCAGGTCGACCTGGGGACTGAATACCCGATCGATTCCATCGTCATCTACAACCGCGCTGACGGCGCCCTCGGAACCCGGCTGAACGGGTTCACTTTGAAAGTGTTGGACACGAACAAATCCGCCGTGTTCACCAAGGAAAAGAACCCGACGCCGAACCCGAAGACCGCGTTCACTGTCGGCGGCGAGTCGCCCGAGCGGGTGATCCGCCGGGCGGCCATGCTCGCGCTCACGTCCGTCCGCGGCAAGGAAGCGGACACGTTCAAGACGCTGGCCAAGTTCGTAAAAGACGGCTCCGAGCGGCAGGCGGCGATCCAGGCGATCCAGCGCATCCCGGCTGACGCGTGGCCCAAGGACGACGCCCTCCCGCTGCTCGCCGTCGTCACACAGTACGTGGCGAGCGTGCCCGAGGCGGGCCGGACGGCCCCGGCCGTCCTCGACGCCCTCCAGTTCGCCGACGCGATCGCCGGCAAGCTTCCGAAGGACGAGGCGAAGGCCGCCCGCAAGGCGCTCGGGGCCCTCGGCGTCCGCGTGATCCGCGTGGGTACATTGACCGACCAGATGCTCTTCGACAAGGAACGGCTGGTCGTCCAGGCCGGTAAGCCGGTGGAGTTCGTATTCGAGAACACGGACATCATGCCGCACAACTTCGTGATCGTGCAACCCGGCGCGCTGGAGGAAGTCGGCTTGGCGGGTGAAGAGTTCGGGACCAAGCCGGGCGCCCAGGAGCGGAACTTCGTGCCGCCGTCGGGCAAGATCCTGCTATCGAGCCGGTTGCTCCAGCCGCGGGACGGGCAGGTATTGCGGTTCAACGCCCCGACGAAGCCGGGCGTTTACCCTTACGTTTGCACGTACCCCGGCCACTGGCGGCGGATGTACGGCTCGCTGTACGTCGTCGCCGACCTGGACGAGTTCACGGACGCCCCGGAACAATACCTGGCGAAGAACCCGCTCCCGATCCAGGACAAGTTGCTCGAATTCAACCGCCCGCGGACGGACTGGAAATTCGACGAACTCTCCCCGCTCGTGGCCGACCTGGACAAGGGCGGTCGGTCGTTCGCGGCCGGCAAGCAGATGTTCACGGTGGCGACGTGCGTGGCTTGTCACAAGTTCGGCGGCGAAGGTCAGGACTTCGGCCCGGACCTGACCAAGCTCGATGAGAAGATCTTCAAGTCCCCGGCCGACGTCCTCCGCCACGTGCTGGAGCCGTCGCTGAAGGTGGACGACAAGTACAAGTCGTACACGTTCAACCTGGCCGCGGGCGGCGTGGTGACCGGGATGATCCTGGAAGAGACGCCGACCGCGTACAAGGTGATCGAGAACCCGCTGGCGAAGGCCGACGCCCGCGTACTGAAGAAAGACGACGTGGACGGCAAGCCGAAACCGAACCCGACGTCGATGATGCCGGTCGGCTTACTCGGTAAGCTCCAGAAGGACGAGATCCTCGACCTCCTGGCGTACGTGGCGGCCAAGGCCGACGCGAAGCACAAGTTCTTCCAGGGCGACCACCACGGGAAGCCGTAG
- a CDS encoding RNA methyltransferase, protein MSESILARCRVVLVRPHFSGNLGSVARVMRNFGLKDLVLVAPLAKKDHKDATMMAVHGIQVLQDARVVLTLAGAIADCGFVVATSGEVGGLMRKGYWGTPEEKVPAVLAALDRGPAALVFGPEPSGLTVDEITACHGMMYIPADDVYPSLNLAQAVAVCLYELRKQWLKRQPDAGGLDPPAGYAEQERMFAHLKESLAAVRFLWDFRSEGIYHVVRHVITRAMPTTKELRIFHGLAKQLLYVANRWGVTHPIEGRPPPVADLEAGQVPAPRTPISGDGSDGGKVEPTEGEPLRDA, encoded by the coding sequence ATGTCCGAGTCGATCCTCGCCCGCTGCCGCGTCGTGTTGGTCCGCCCGCATTTTTCGGGCAACCTCGGGTCCGTCGCGCGGGTGATGCGGAACTTCGGGCTAAAGGATCTCGTTCTCGTCGCACCGCTGGCGAAGAAAGACCATAAGGACGCGACCATGATGGCCGTCCACGGCATCCAGGTGCTTCAGGACGCGCGGGTCGTGCTGACCCTGGCCGGCGCGATCGCCGATTGCGGGTTCGTGGTCGCCACGTCGGGCGAGGTCGGCGGGCTGATGCGGAAGGGGTACTGGGGGACGCCGGAGGAGAAGGTGCCGGCCGTCCTCGCGGCCCTCGACCGCGGCCCGGCGGCCCTGGTCTTCGGGCCCGAGCCGAGCGGGCTGACGGTGGACGAGATCACCGCCTGTCACGGGATGATGTACATCCCGGCGGACGACGTTTACCCGTCGCTCAACCTCGCGCAGGCGGTGGCCGTCTGCCTGTACGAGTTGCGGAAACAGTGGCTCAAGCGGCAACCGGACGCCGGCGGCCTCGACCCGCCCGCCGGGTACGCAGAGCAGGAGCGCATGTTCGCGCACCTGAAAGAGTCGCTCGCCGCCGTCCGCTTCTTGTGGGACTTTCGGTCCGAGGGGATCTACCACGTCGTCCGCCACGTCATCACGCGGGCCATGCCGACGACGAAGGAACTCCGCATCTTCCACGGACTCGCCAAGCAACTTCTTTACGTGGCGAACCGCTGGGGCGTTACGCACCCGATCGAAGGCCGGCCGCCGCCCGTGGCCGACCTCGAAGCAGGGCAGGTGCCCGCACCGCGAACGCCGATTTCCGGTGACGGATCGGATGGCGGGAAAGTGGAACCGACAGAAGGTGAGCCGCTGCGAGACGCGTGA
- a CDS encoding efflux RND transporter permease subunit translates to MLNAVIKFALRHRPMVVALSLFVLGYGGYVATTLPIDVFPDLDRPRVTVMTECPGLAPEEVETLVSYPLESALLGATGVQDVRSQSGFGLSVVYVEFNWNTDIRVARQVVQERLATVSGDLPEGVRPQMAPVSSIMGQIMVAGLRRQAGPRGGELTPVAGTPYYAERVRENGDISKPVLFAWKPTDRLNPSAWEAVPVADTAWSAFTPDGGQNVRAKVAGQLHEVAFPSELRRQLGLRTLADWVVRPRLLKISGVAQVVTMGGGRKQYQVQVDPTALAEYGVTLQEVETALKANNVNFTGGYSVEGGIEKPIRVIGRLGPRPEQVVQDLKQVPIKATIHRTVLLEQVARVAEGPQLKRGDASINGSPGVALTLTKQPHVDTRALTEAVQAELHEVEPSLPADVVVETDLYQLRDFIDRGVYNVGEALVVGAVLVLIVLFLFLLNVRTTFISLTAIPLSLAVTTLVFKLVGAVSGVELSVNVMTLGGIAVAMGELVDDAIVDVENIFRRLRENNLSPDPKPAIRVVYAASAEVRTAVVFGTAVVILVFLPLFALSGVEGRLFTPLGIAYIVSILASLGVSLTVTPVLSYYLLANSRAAHAEKDGLLVQALKWAAGHLVRLSMRRAGRLLVLTWLLVAYCGWRLTTIGADFLPPFDEGSVQVNVTLPPGSSLDASNQTATLVDRKLREFQKSPNNPTGEVLAFLRRTGRAEMDEHAEPPNTTEYIVAMNPDSGKSRAEVIATLQREVKEAAPGADIEVEQPLAHLISHMISGSTAQIAIKLYGDDLDTLEKVANEIKAAVAGVEGVSSLAVEPIRKVDEVHVKLRPDALAFYGVDRAYVGNFVQTALNGEVVSQVVEGQRRFDLLVRLDEPYRADVANLGRLRLDLPGGRGQVMLKELADVTPLTGGDAGANQVKRENVRRRIVIRCNALGRDLQSVVTDIRRTVDAKVQRPEGYFVEYGGQFESQSRATRLIAILAGVSVFGMFFVLTMLFPSARIVLQILNAIPTAFVGGVLALVLTRQTLTVASLVGFISLGGIAVRNGILLVTHYVHLMREEGEGFTERMVLRGSLERLSPVLMTALTAGIGLIPLVWAGQEPGREILYPVATVILGGLVTSTFCEFLIHPGLFWRFSGRAAEAMARASSHTDELTDEAPISAPAP, encoded by the coding sequence ATGCTCAACGCCGTGATCAAGTTCGCCCTCCGCCACCGCCCGATGGTGGTCGCTTTGAGTCTCTTCGTACTCGGGTACGGCGGCTACGTCGCCACGACGCTGCCGATCGACGTGTTCCCGGACCTCGACCGCCCGCGGGTGACGGTCATGACCGAATGCCCGGGCCTCGCCCCCGAAGAGGTCGAGACGCTCGTTTCGTATCCCCTGGAATCCGCCCTCCTCGGGGCGACCGGCGTTCAGGACGTGCGGTCGCAATCCGGGTTCGGGCTGTCGGTGGTGTACGTCGAATTCAACTGGAACACGGACATTCGTGTAGCCCGGCAGGTGGTCCAGGAGCGACTGGCCACGGTCTCCGGCGACCTGCCGGAAGGCGTTCGGCCGCAGATGGCGCCGGTCAGCTCGATCATGGGGCAGATCATGGTGGCCGGCCTCCGCCGGCAGGCCGGGCCGAGGGGCGGTGAACTGACGCCCGTGGCTGGCACGCCGTACTACGCCGAGCGCGTCCGGGAAAATGGGGACATCAGTAAGCCCGTCCTGTTCGCCTGGAAGCCCACCGACCGGCTTAATCCGTCCGCCTGGGAAGCGGTGCCGGTAGCCGACACCGCCTGGTCTGCCTTCACTCCGGACGGGGGGCAGAACGTTCGCGCGAAGGTCGCCGGCCAGTTGCACGAGGTCGCGTTCCCGTCCGAACTCCGCCGGCAACTCGGCCTGCGGACGCTCGCGGATTGGGTAGTCCGGCCGCGGCTCCTGAAGATCTCCGGCGTCGCCCAGGTCGTCACCATGGGTGGCGGCCGAAAGCAGTACCAGGTTCAGGTCGATCCCACCGCGCTCGCCGAATACGGGGTGACGCTCCAGGAAGTCGAGACCGCCCTCAAGGCGAACAACGTCAATTTCACCGGCGGGTACTCGGTCGAAGGCGGGATCGAGAAGCCGATCCGCGTCATCGGCCGGCTCGGTCCCCGGCCCGAACAGGTCGTGCAGGATCTGAAGCAAGTTCCGATCAAGGCGACGATTCATCGCACGGTCCTGCTCGAACAGGTTGCCCGGGTCGCCGAGGGGCCGCAACTCAAGCGCGGGGACGCCAGCATCAACGGGTCGCCCGGGGTCGCCCTGACGCTCACCAAGCAGCCGCACGTGGACACGCGGGCGCTGACCGAAGCGGTGCAGGCCGAGCTCCACGAAGTCGAGCCGTCGCTGCCCGCGGACGTGGTGGTTGAGACCGACCTGTATCAGCTCCGCGACTTCATCGACCGTGGGGTTTATAACGTGGGCGAGGCACTGGTCGTCGGGGCCGTCCTGGTACTCATCGTCCTCTTCCTGTTCCTGTTGAACGTCCGCACCACGTTCATCTCGCTCACTGCCATTCCGCTCTCGCTCGCCGTCACCACGCTCGTCTTCAAACTCGTGGGGGCTGTATCAGGGGTCGAATTGTCGGTCAACGTGATGACCCTCGGCGGGATCGCGGTGGCGATGGGCGAACTCGTCGACGACGCCATCGTGGACGTCGAAAACATCTTCCGACGGCTCCGGGAAAACAACCTGTCTCCGGACCCAAAGCCAGCGATTAGGGTGGTATACGCGGCGAGCGCCGAGGTGCGGACGGCGGTCGTCTTCGGGACGGCCGTCGTCATCCTGGTGTTCCTGCCGCTCTTCGCCCTCTCCGGCGTCGAGGGGCGACTCTTCACACCGCTCGGCATCGCCTACATCGTGTCCATCCTCGCCTCGCTCGGCGTCTCGCTTACCGTTACCCCGGTCCTGTCGTACTACCTGCTCGCGAATTCCCGGGCGGCCCACGCCGAGAAGGACGGGCTCCTCGTCCAGGCGCTCAAGTGGGCGGCCGGCCACCTCGTCCGGCTGAGCATGCGGCGGGCCGGGCGGTTACTCGTACTCACCTGGCTCCTGGTCGCGTACTGCGGGTGGCGGCTGACGACCATCGGAGCCGACTTCCTGCCGCCGTTCGATGAGGGCAGCGTGCAGGTGAACGTGACGCTCCCGCCCGGTTCGTCGCTCGACGCCTCGAACCAGACCGCGACCCTCGTTGACCGGAAGCTACGTGAGTTCCAGAAGTCGCCTAACAACCCGACCGGCGAGGTTCTCGCGTTCCTCCGGCGGACCGGGCGAGCCGAGATGGACGAACACGCCGAGCCACCGAACACGACCGAGTACATCGTCGCGATGAACCCGGACAGTGGGAAATCTCGGGCGGAAGTGATCGCCACGCTCCAGCGCGAGGTGAAGGAGGCGGCGCCCGGTGCGGACATCGAAGTCGAGCAACCGCTCGCCCACCTCATCAGCCACATGATCTCGGGCTCGACGGCCCAGATCGCCATCAAGCTGTACGGTGACGATCTCGACACGCTGGAGAAAGTCGCGAACGAAATCAAAGCCGCCGTCGCCGGGGTCGAGGGGGTGAGTTCACTCGCGGTCGAGCCGATTCGGAAGGTGGACGAGGTTCACGTCAAACTCCGGCCCGACGCCCTGGCGTTTTACGGCGTCGACCGGGCTTACGTGGGGAACTTCGTCCAGACGGCGTTGAACGGCGAAGTCGTCTCCCAGGTGGTCGAAGGCCAACGACGGTTTGACCTGTTGGTCCGGCTCGACGAGCCCTATCGGGCGGACGTGGCGAACCTCGGCCGTCTGCGGCTCGACCTGCCGGGCGGCCGTGGACAGGTCATGCTCAAGGAACTCGCCGACGTGACGCCGCTCACCGGCGGGGACGCGGGCGCGAACCAGGTGAAGCGGGAGAACGTGCGCCGGCGGATCGTCATCCGGTGCAACGCCCTCGGCCGGGATCTCCAGAGCGTCGTCACGGACATCCGGCGGACCGTGGACGCGAAGGTCCAACGCCCCGAGGGGTACTTCGTCGAGTACGGCGGGCAGTTCGAGAGCCAGTCGCGGGCCACCCGCCTCATCGCGATCCTCGCCGGCGTGTCGGTGTTCGGGATGTTCTTCGTACTCACGATGCTGTTTCCGTCCGCCCGCATAGTCCTCCAGATTCTGAACGCAATTCCCACTGCGTTTGTCGGCGGCGTGCTGGCGCTCGTCCTCACCCGGCAGACGCTCACGGTGGCGAGCCTCGTCGGGTTCATCTCGCTCGGCGGCATCGCCGTGCGGAACGGCATCCTGCTCGTCACCCACTACGTCCATCTCATGCGGGAGGAAGGCGAAGGGTTCACCGAGCGGATGGTCCTGCGCGGGAGCCTGGAGCGGTTGTCGCCGGTGCTGATGACCGCGCTCACAGCCGGCATCGGGCTGATCCCGCTCGTGTGGGCCGGGCAGGAGCCGGGGCGGGAGATCCTGTACCCGGTGGCGACGGTCATCCTCGGCGGCCTCGTCACGTCCACGTTTTGCGAGTTCCTGATCCACCCGGGCCTGTTCTGGCGATTTAGCGGCCGAGCCGCCGAGGCGATGGCTCGTGCCAGTTCCCACACCGATGAACTGACCGATGAGGCGCCAATTTCCGCCCCGGCGCCGTGA